atcaacttcattgcagcggaaacataaaattacatttctctagtttaagagcattccttgatctttatcttttctctgaaaaattggtcactttgatgcaaaattcatcagagatttaaactttaaacataaaactcatagaattataatattgttatcatcaacgttggtcagaaaataataataccataatttaactttcaacttaaactcataaataaacttataatattgttatcatcaacattggtcagaaaataacaatattataatttatcttaactatcaaccgtctattcctccaattaaaaaTTAGAACCAGCTGGAAAATTTTTAATTGgaggataaacttttcatcatttgctgaataactataactgctcttcaaattagaagacaataaacctttaactttgcagcggaaaattgacaaaatttcttttctacttttcagaagcattttactgtactttTCTACTCTCTGAAAATTCTAACACGTTGGTGCAATAATTATCAGAGATTTTAAATCATTCTTTGAAtgaaatcatcaaaatttgcttctgaaaaataataaaacattTTTTTAATCATCACTGTGCATTCTGGCCCGGTCCAGCACTGTATAGCTCGAAGCCCAGCAGCAGCAGTGCACGCGGCCCAGCTGCTCACGCGCTCGGCCCATATGCAACAGCAGCGCGTGGcccgcaagcagcagcagcgcacgGCCCACCACAACGCGCGTGCCTTCCTCCccgtgcccaggccgcaacctgggcctgggccgggaaagcTCAATCCCGCCTAGGCCGCTGAGTGGCCCGGTCATTCCACGCCGTCGGATCAAATCCGACGGCCGTCCGGCCGTATCGCCTGATCAAAACCGCACCGCAGCCGGCCTCCCTCTAAACCCTAGGCTCATTTCTTTCTCCCCGTCTCTCTCACGCGTCTCTCTCTCAGCAGCGCGCTGCACACGAGTGACAGCAAGCCACGTCGAAGGAGAAAACGAAGACGGCGCCACCGCAGGCCCTCTTGCCGGCGAGCGCGCTCCCCGTCGGGAGAGCGCGCCGCCGTCAAGCGGCTCCGTGTCGGCACCCTGTACCCGTACCCGCGCGGATGCACCTCGGCGACGAACACCGGCGCTGTCCGGTCTTTCCCACACGATGGCGGAGATGGCAGCGGTGAGGTAAGCCACCGGCCTTGCTTTTCTTTTTCTCTGTTTTGACCGATTTGGGGATGGGGattggatctagggttagggattcactttgttcttcttcttccccgagtctGTAGTGGGTTAGGGTTCGGATCTCGTCATTTTCTTGAATCCGAGCCCTCTGTTTCTATCACccatttagggttagggttagtgaaAACACCCTAGTCTGTATGTTCAGATCCGAAAAGATCTAATCCATCTCTTCCCACGCGTCAGCAAACCAGCGGCGGGTGCTCCATCCCGCGTGAGGCGGTAGTGACGGCGGCAGGGAAGCCCTGGTAAGACTTCCCTCGGACCGTCGTCCATGTCTTTTCCCttctgttagggttagggttatgggTACCCCTCCCCTTTCTAGGTTTCTAGCCCCTGACAAGATCCACATACTAGAACcgtctctggtaccattgttgtaTTCTTTGGATCATCTAGTAGCGGATCCAGTGggtgagttcttttctatttGGGATAACTAGTGACTTAGAGAATCCTTCGGgagtaggagacagagagagagtaggagcatctgaccgtcTTAGGAGCTTCTTGCCTTCGCTGGTACGTCGATGAAGATCTGCACatggcagcgacggtcggagtagcggtgaagaccgtggtggcgtagtgcagtggcggcggcggtgcttcctatcactggctgcgcccctctgttagattggagtagggtttctaggtggggcgtacggctcaggcgaacctcgtactgagagccgccgaccccacctctatttaatgcgcagtgtgacaggggcccgccagccatagatggactgggcacccccgatcagggcgcgaggtcaaggcctaagtggccgttgggccactgtggttgggagatcaaaccaacacACTCCTCCGTCGTCAGGTCCCTCCTGCACTGCACAATCCCGTACACACGAGTACCGGTCGTCGGGTCCGTGTACGTCTCGTTGTTGTCCAAGACGTACCGGAGCGGCGACGCGGCTGCTTCGGCGATGAGCCTGTCCATCATCTTCCACCGAGTGTTGTTCATGCTCACCATGTCACCGACGTATGCCTCAACGTACACCACATAGGGAGATTGGTCCGTGTCGGTCTGCATCGAGGCGAAGTACTCGTCGGAGTAGaggaggaggcactcgttgtacAGGAGCGCCCCGGTCCGGCCGCTCGGACACGCCGTGCTCATCATGTAAGAAGGCGCCATGTTAAGGCACTTCTTGCAGTCGGACCAGCTGATGTCGGCGAAGCACATGGCGACGCCGAACACCTCGTCGTTGGGAACGCCGAAGGTGGTGTTGAGGAACCCGGCGTTTGTGGTGGCGCCGTCGCGGAGGCTGTGGAGGAGGCCGTCTATGTTCGCCTGGTACATGCTGCCGGCGTTGAAGTTGCCGCCTTCCGCCGGGCAGTGCGTCCTGGCCGGTGTGTAAGTCTCCACGCTGGCGTACCCACCAAGCAAGCTGCTGGCGACGACGGTGATGGTGGTGAGGAGCACGAGCGCGGTAGGGAGACGGCCGCGCCAGCGCCAACCATGATGAGGCACCATGGCTGCCTGTCTTCTAATGACCACATTCGTTTGCGTACGTCGCGGACACCAGGGGTATATATACTCACTCCCTATAACTTTAGATGTCGTTTATTACATGATTGTGCataccaaggagtgattaattagggtGAAGTTTTCCCTGTTTGCCCTTATCACTTCTGGATTCAGGTTCGGctagattgcactcggcaaagcctttgccaagtgcgacactcggcaaagaacacacggcaaaaaattgatcggcaaagccctctttgcctaATGACttttattgggcactcggcaaaggctttgccgagtgcctcggggacactcggcaaagaaaagcaaccgtcacggcgccggtcccgttgacggtcactttgccgaatGCTAACCCGGTAGGCattcgacaaagattttttttaaaaaaaaatctttgccgagtgccaacccttcaggcactcggcaaagagtttttattttttttacgaaatttctttgccaagtgccaacctgcagacactcggcaaagattttttattttttttaaaaaaaattctttgccgagtgccccctgtccggcactcggcaaagtttttatttttttttaaatttctttgctgagtgccctctgtctggcactcggcaaagtttgaatttttatttttaatttctttgccgagtgccctctgcccggcactcggcaaagtttgaatttttttttaaaaaaaattctttgccgagtgccctctgtccggcactcggcaaagtttaattttttttaaaaaaaaaattctttgccgtgtgccctctgtccggcactcggcaaagtttgattttttttaaaaaaaaaattctttgccgagtgccatagtcacagcacttggcaaagctggaaaaatggttttctggACACCAATTTttccagctttgtcgagtgctgtgaccattgcactcggcaaaggggtcctttgccgagtgcaacactcgacaaagtgactcaaaactacaatttttttttgcgttccatcatgacaaataaattcatacaaacatatatcacatatatatctcattcatcacatatatatctcatccatcacatatatatctcatccatccacacatccatccgcacatatcacatccatcacaatatatatcacatatataataataagtgctcaagtccatctaaataaatacacaagtccatcaaagtccacaagtgcatcacaagtatatcacaaagtgaacaacaaatgaaaaaaatacaacatacATTCATCTCGCCCaaggcgactgtggtgaaggcccagctccatcattcgtaggtgcataaggtggattattcgaaccaccatcagatggagactgcacaaaggagaaaagattgcatgtgagacaagattatttcgatagctaatctaggaaggtagaggccatacaagcaaagcacaagggAAACTAacaaactttcatactcacagtaGTAGCTGTAGCTACAGGACGCAGAGGCAGAgatggaaccaacagcccaggtggtagagagaagcccacacgttgcccaagtccttgtaggaactccataatgtccgtcagcctctgcgcctgggcctaccactcggcccgctcagcctccagctgggccgccatcctctgttgcccagcctccagctcctgacgttgcctcatttcttgttctagccgggcctgcaatatttcactccaatgtttcagtaatgcaaagctaattaaggtgtgtaaagatcaatgtatgacgagtaaaatagaaataacctcgagtgcgtcgacccggtgctgtgcagcggtcggccgtgtgcgaattgCCGAGCTCTCGCTCGTGgtccgtgctcggatctaggagagagagggagtagaggtagtgtcgatgacgccgttgccaagccagaaccgcccatgcttcttgccttgccccgccctcatgacgaccTCTCCATTGAAGTCCTGcatgctcggatcgtggtctgacccatggagtgacctcgccacctcagtgtactcactgatgcgggagtggacgctcgggttcgtgtatgcctcgggcaggtcctctaggttgaaggagacgtcggacatcgccttgcccttgtgggccatacaccatgcttgGAAGTCCGAACAAGTatggccactatgtgacgtcgactgggagaaagacagcacgatgatttgaaatcaggcagaactgagcgtcataatagataaatgaattcgcgtacccatgcttgtttgtatccggtgagTCTGCGGCTGCCTTAATGGTGTGctagaccttgcatctgcaaacgacggtcccgggcatccctgtgcatcttgaggtactcctccgttaACCACCTGtccatccatcctctaacatatgtatcagcgagtaatgtaaccatcaattgcatctacatggtgttcctactatctaataggtgacaataggtcctaatcccacccgtggatgcatagatgaggttagtttccatgctctactcctatccgagatagaatttcggcagcacctccccgctgttctccagatacacgtcctgccaaagaagagtgcgtatccagagaacaacatggaggtgatgccaaaactctatctcagaccggagcagaccatagaaactaacccatctacgcatccgcgggctatccaaaaaacgtggacaatccaaaacagatacggtcatatatatgcaaagatctgcatacctcctaccgtatctctttcgaacggaagacgcctaactaggttacgcaatctacgaccatgatatggaaagaggagttatacctagggtggcggtggagtcaggctagcagggccgtgctgggtcggtgcagtggcgaggcggcgcggtgcaggcagaccggcacggcgacgAGAACTCCAACTCGGctccgatgggctcttctctacaaaaatggaacaaaatactgtcatttaaaaaaaatcggcagaacctcccctacacggtgaggtttccaaaacctgcaaaaaacagcggcacgatggccgacaagcacgtatgtctcaagagaagccatgtaatttGGATGTCAATCCATGTAGAAGAATATATTCAAGTAGTACCActgcttctactactacttccactattgctactactactactaccactagttctactactactaccaccactattgctacaactactaccactagttctactactactaccactacttctactactaccactacttctagttgtactactactaccactacttctaatactactactaccactagcactactagtacaactaatactactacaactatcactaccacgacaacaacaagagagaaggcatacctaacgggcgccgggggtaggggcgcGCGGCGCAGACGACATGGgcggagatgtcctggtttgtaagcatcgtacgtgacaacgtgcacgaaatcttctaaaaattttatcatagcctccacatatgatatcacgacatctcaacaagtttcatgatttttggacttcatttgctttttatagaatttaaaaacaattcgcacgcaagttcacggtcatgtttcgtgaacaagatgtctaaaatttcgggtccgttcctggatacggcctcacactacactcagtaacatgacttttatttttttgaatcattaaattctattattcgtaccacgtgcagttcaaaattatattttttgaaaaaattcaagtaaatgaaataaagaaactaaatatatcaaaaagccataaaaaatcctcaaattctaactaggagttcctggtgctttaaaagggctacacaaaaaaattggaggcaaaaaaaaactttgccgagtgccggggcatggcactcggcaaagggggtctttgccgagtgccacgaataaggcactcggcaaagagggttttgaatttttttttaaatttcgtCTTTGCCAAGTGActtcacagggcactcggcaaagacattttaaaaaaaaattaaatctttgccgagtgccgtgccaggggcactcggcaaagtatttttcaaaaaaaaaatttgtcgagtgccagatcatggacactcggtaaagaaattttttcaaaaaaattaaatctttgccgagtgccagatctgggacactcggcaaagaattttttttaaaaaaaataaaatctttgccgagtgcctgacagccggcactcggcaaagatggacgTGGCTGCCGAGTGtcgcgcttttgccgagagtctggcactcggcagagAAGTCATtggccgagtgcaattctttgccgagtgcccgatttttgacactcggcaaagaattttacactcggcaaagtctctgtttccagtagtgtattAAATAGGGCTGTGGGTGTATCATATACACGAAAAGAATTTGCCTTGATTGGTTGTTGTGCCTCTCCCGTGGCAGCTGAGACTAGAGGTCTCAGGTTCAAGTCCTCGTGAGTGCTTTTTTTTTGCTGCGTTCCCAATTTTGCATGGCGCATTGGAGGCTTGCATGGCCCTGTAGCGGTGATTAAATGAGCACTTGAACGGGCGGCGTGGCGTGCGAAGCAGCAGGGGCATTGCAGTCCAAAACAACGCATGCAAGCCAGCGACGACTTCCTTTGCCCAACTAACGGATTTGCGCAGGACGACATCTAAAAGCTATACGGAGGGAGCATGTGCTTCAAGATTTTGCAATATGCGTGAGCATGATGACGAAGTGTATTTTACTATGTACTTGGTGGGATTACCACCACTAGTAAAAAAGGGCTTCTATTCCTGGCTCCCAACCCCCTTTATTCCTGGTTACGCAGCCGGGAATAGGAGTTCGGGAATAAATAGTTACTAACCgggaatagaagtggacctttagtcccggttggtgataccaaccgggactaaaaaggtagccacgccagcgcctgggctggcccctttattcccggttggtattaccaaccgggactaaagggtcttttttttcttttcctacttatttcaattgatgattcttttttgttttaatttggttttcgaatacacaTTATTCGCTGGaaagtaatatacgtatacgcgtgcgtactgtaaagttttcgctcaatcaatgcacgcaagcaacacaagtaaaagtaaactaaaacataatattacatgtcATCGTCACATGTAAGatttgcattaattgtacatttcatcatcacatgttttttggatcaatatgaaattttgctttcatcatcacatatttgggtcatagtaaaactcgccgttgggagttaagacctgatcattcagaaatccacctattctctcttggattgctttgagatggcgtgtgtccagggtttttttccttcaaccaacgaatcttcaatttgagatatgagataaagaaaaagtatattagtatatgtatatatgtatcaagaataatgataaataaattgtatctatcatgaatatatatatatatgtgtgtgtgtgtgtgtgtacactTACCTTTTTTgctctagactagttcttttttagcacactctcatgaactcgcaaacatagtatccacagagattgatcccctggggctgcagcagaacccactttacgagaaaaagattcgttATCATCCGAGCATAGGAAAATTGAACTAAGGTAtgtatatagtacttactttgtatagcactactttcagtggcacttttcatttcatatggtgttcccaacagaccttttcccaacaactaccaaataacataaaaaatatttggaccattaatatccatcatttccgcctccaggtcatcgtctctcgggtcggccatagagagcctaaacaattataaaacaataattatgcaattagggttttatagacatttcatacacatttcGGTGCGGTGGTGCCTGCGTGGGGCGGCCGGCCAGCGTCGGTGGCCGGGGAGGGTTAAGGgtggtttagggtggtttagggtttagggtttagggtggtttagggtttagggtggtttagggtttagggtataggccacatggtatcagaatataacacaattgatttttcttcctaaggaaaaattatacatgtatacattagttgatatatatatacacacattaatttcatacatatatacattaattgatatatatatacacatttcatacatacataatttcatacatatatacattaattgatatatatacacatttcatacatatataatttcatacatatatacattaatacacatttcgtcaatataattcataaatataatatataGATATACCGGCGGTTTAGAATTAATGGAGTGTTGGCGATGGGCGATGGTGGACAGCGGCGCTGGATCGAGGCACGGGGGCTCCTGGCCGTGCGCGGCGtcgtcggggctactccggcgaggtgtgGGTCGGCGTCGGgatgccctccggtgaggaagaaggCGCGGCATCGGGCCGGGGTGGCCCAAGAAAGCGAAATCGGTGGTGGCATGGCGCGCGCGCGGCGTCGGGGGCAGCAAGGGGCTCCTCCTTGAGGAGTGcggcgtcggggctactccgACGAGGTGGGCGGGCATCGGGGTGCCCTCCTgtgaggaaggcggcgtcgggggtggccgggAAGGCGAAATCGGTGGCGGCGTGGCGCGCGCGCGGCAGCGGGGGcggccgggggctcctcggtgagGAGCGCGGCGTCagggctactccggcgaggtgggcgAGCCTCGGG
Above is a genomic segment from Miscanthus floridulus cultivar M001 chromosome 3, ASM1932011v1, whole genome shotgun sequence containing:
- the LOC136543102 gene encoding cysteine-rich repeat secretory protein 4-like, whose product is MVPHHGWRWRGRLPTALVLLTTITVVASSLLGGYASVETYTPARTHCPAEGGNFNAGSMYQANIDGLLHSLRDGATTNAGFLNTTFGVPNDEVFGVAMCFADISWSDCKKCLNMAPSYMMSTACPSGRTGALLYNECLLLYSDEYFASMQTDTDQSPYVVYVEAYVGDMVSMNNTRWKMMDRLIAEAAASPLRYVLDNNETYTDPTTGTRVYGIVQCRRDLTTEECVGLISQPQWPNGHLGLDLAP